A single region of the Garra rufa chromosome 6, GarRuf1.0, whole genome shotgun sequence genome encodes:
- the LOC141336000 gene encoding interferon-induced GTP-binding protein MxA-like — protein MEKMSYTFSQQYEEKIRPCIDTIDNLRSLGVEKDLALPAIAVIGDQSSGKSSVLEALSGVALPRGSGIVTRCPLELKMIRTKDEEKWQGRISYLEKVEDIYDPAEVEKKIREAQDEMAGPGVGISDELISLQITSANVPDLTLIDLPGIARVAIKGQPENIGDQIKRLIRKFVTKQETINLVVVPCNVDIATTEALKMAQEEDPEGERTLGILTKPDLVDKGTEGTVVDIVHNEVIHLSKGYMIVRCRGQKEIIDKVTINEATATENSFFKDHPHFSKLYEEGFATIPMLAEKLTIELVHHIQKSLPRLEEQIETKLAETQKELEAYGNGPPTEPGERLSFLIDKVTAFTHDMFNLTTGEEVKCSSTLLIFPELRREFAKWNSFLDNSGYSFKKKIEKEIERYEAKYRGRELPGFINYKTFEGLVREQMKLLEDPALKTLKTISDVVRKKFIQLAQCSFVGFPSLLKIAKTKIEAIKQDKESLAESMLRTQFKMELIVYSQDGTYSQSLKHAKDKLEEEEEEISKRKIPVFQFGSVDLGTDSGATLREMRLHLESYYMIASKRLADQIPMVIRYLLLQEAALELQRNMLQLLQNKDDVDNLLKEDFDIGQKRETLVKRLNRLMKARSLLVTF, from the exons ATGGAGAAAATGAGTTACACGTTCAGTCAGCAATATGAGGAAAAAATTCGCCCTTGCATCGACACTATCGACAATTTACGTTCTCTGGGAGTGGAAAAGGACCTGGCGCTGCCAGCCATCGCCGTCATTGGAGACCAAAGCTCAGGAAAGAGTTCTGTTCTCGAGGCACTGTCAGGAGTAGCGTTACCCAGGGGTAGTG GAATTGTTACAAGATGCCCTCTTGAGCTCAAGATGATAAGAACTAAAGATGAAGAGAAATGGCAGGGGAGAATCAGCTACCTGGAAAAAGTAGAAGATATTTATGACCCAGCAGAAGTGGAGAAAAAGATTCGTGAAG CCCAGGATGAGATGGCTGGACCAGGTGTTGGTATTAGTGATGAACTCATCAGTCTGCAGATCACCTCTGCCAATGTTCCTGACCTCACTCTCATTGACCTCCCTGGTATCGCACGAGTGGCAATCAAGGGGCAACCTGAGAATATTGGAGATCAG ATTAAGAGACTGATCAGGAAGTTTGTTACTAAGCAAGAAACAATCAACCTGGTTGTGGTGCCATGCAACGTTGACATCGCAACTACAGAAGCTTTAAAGATGGCTCAGGAGGAGGACCCTGAGGGCGAAAGAACATTAG GCATCTTAACAAAGCCTGACCTGGTGGATAAGGGCACTGAAGGGACAGTCGTGGACATTGTGCACAATGAGGTCATTCACCTTAGTAAAGGCTACATGATTGTAAGATGCAGGGGACAAAAAGAAATAATAGATAAGGTCACTATAAATGAGGCCACAGCAACCGAAAATTCCTTCTTCAAAGACCATCCTCATTTCAG CAAACTTTATGAAGAAGGTTTTGCTACTATTCCCATGTTGGCTGAGAAACTAACAATTGAGTTGGTTCATCACATTCAG AAATCTCTGCCTCGATTAGAAGAGCAAATCGAGACGAAGCTCGCTGAAACACAGAAGGAGCTGGAGGCATACGGCAATGGACCCCCAACAGAACCTGGAGAAAGACTGAGCTTTCTCATTGAT AAAGTTACAGCTTTCACCCATGATATGTTCAACCTGACCACTGGGGAGGAAGTTAAATGTTCCTCAACTCTACTGATATTTCCAGAGCTTCGTCGAGAATTTGCAAAATGGAATAGCTTCTTGGATAATTCAGGATATTCCT TCAAAAAGAAGATTGAGAAGGAAATTGAACGCTATGAGGCCAAATATCGGGGAAGAGAGCTTCCAGGATTCATCAATTACAAGACTTTTGAGGGACTTGTTAGGGAACAGATGAAGCTGTTGGAGGATCCTGCGTTAAAGACACTGAAGACCATCTCTG ATGTTGTTAGGAAGAAGTTCATCCAGTTGGCCCAGTGCAGCTTCGTTGGATTTCCCAGTCTTTTGAAAATAGCAAAG ACTAAGATCGAAGCCATCAAGCAGGATAAAGAATCCCTGGCAGAATCCATGCTGAGGACCCAATTCAAGATGGAGCTCATTGTTTACAGTCAAGATGGCACATACAGCCAGAGCCTAAAACATGCAAAGGATAAGctggaagaggaggaggaagaaatTTCCAAACGGAAAATTCCTGTTTTTCAATTTGGGAGTGTAGACTTAGGCACAGACAGTGGTGCCACTTTGCGTGAGATGAGGTTGCATCTTGAATCTTACTACATG ATTGCAAGCAAACGTTTAGCTGATCAGATCCCAATGGTGATCCGCTATCTGCTGCTCCAGGAAGCAGCTTTGGAGTTGCAAAGGAACATGTTGCAGTTGCTGCAAAATAAAGATGATGTGGACAACCTGCTTAAAGAAGACTTTGACATTGGCCAAAAGCGGGAGACTTTGGTGAAACGCCTGAATCGACTGATGAAAGCACGTAGCCTCTTAGTTACCTTTTAG